tattattgaggtaatctatatttagagctaacattggtttaaattaaattatgttaattaagttaagttaagttaatgacttagttaagttgatggtatcagtcattgtgttgtgacacttaaaggtgtatacattggatatgcattttggcaactggcattatatttcaaactaggcattggttgttatacagtatattatacagtatattatacagtatatatacagtatatatacagtatattatacagtatattatacagtatattatacagtatatatacagtatattatacagtatattatacactatattatacactatattatacactatattatacagtatattatacagtatattatacactatattagaCAGTATAtgatacagtatattatacagtatattatacagtatattatacagtatattatacagtatattatacactatattatacagtatattatgcagtatattatacagtatattatacagtatatatacagtatatatacagtatattatacagtatattatacagtatattatacagtatattatacactatattagacagtatattatacagtatattatacagtatattatacagtatattatacagtatattatacagtatattatacactatattatacagtatattatacagtatattatacagtatatatacagtatattatacagtatattatacagtatattatacagtatattatacagtatattatacactatattatacagtatatatacagtatatatacagtatattatacagtatatatacagtatattatacagtatattatacactatattatacactatattatacagtatatatacagtatattatacagtatattatacagtatattatacactatattagacagtatattatacagtatattatacagtatatatacagtatattatacagtatattatacagtatattatatagtatattatacagtatattatacactatattagacagtatattatacactatattatacagtatatatacagtatattatacagtatattatacagtatattatacactatattatacagtatatatacagtatatatacagtatatatacagtatatatacagtatattattatctctatatataaaggagaggtgtctgtgtgtctgtctgtctgtgtgcccgtacgtacgagcgtctctcgaagacggcgactccgatctcggccgaatttcgctcgcgcacgccgaattcattgaggtcgaaagtcagactgcggtcgtcttcctgacttctcccacgacgacgtcgtttcccgccgatcgcgctcgcttccgctcgcgcgcgaatatctccggatcggcgcatcgtgtctccaccgaatttagactgcccgttcccgacgtcggacggtacgcgccgagcgtgtcgtctattgccggcgacgtcgggaaaaggaagatattcttgctgatatccgggtctcgaaaaaatacgcacactgtcgtttgccagtctgcgaccgtcgaagagctgccgtgtttgatgcacctgttccccgaaacgccagcaacgtcttcgagcagacgacgttcagcgggaccgtcgaaatgacgacagtcggtacgcgtcgtgacttcgttagatacggagctgccgtgtttgatgcacctcttccccgaaacgccagcaacgtcttcgaacagacgacgttcagcgggactgtcgaaatgacgagagtcggcattcgttatatacggggaacggattatccgggtaagtattgcacgtgacttcaacTAATCACTACGTATCTACACCGAATTTACCGGCCCGTTCCTGACATCGGACAGTATGCACTCCCTGCAGCGGAGAGAAGTGCCGATGTCTGTACAGGATCTTTCGCACTGCCGATAATCTTacgttatcttaattaatagcaaacgtCATAGATGTCAACGCACTTGATATGCCTTTAGTGAACtaacaccacggctaattagtgacagtaaacggttactgacaaaacattacacTCTACTGTcgccaaaacattacagtctactagctGCGCAATATAGGATTTccaagtgtatacgcgacattttgCGTCGTTTTTACAATGCCTCCGAAGAGACGAAAGACAGTTTTTTCATCGGCAGCTGCAGCCAGTCAAAAACGGAGACGtttagaagaagacgaagtaGCGAGACGGCAACGTTTGGACTCCGGTAGAGATAGAGTGGCGAGAGCGCGTGCTGAGCAAGGTGAGGCAGCTAGACAATGGCGACTAGACAGCGACAGACACAGAAGCGCTACGGCTCGCGCGAACGAAAACGagttagacagacagcgaCGACTTCAGATTAATCGTGATACCACTGCTAGAACTCGCGTAGATGAACACATTGtagccagacaagaacgattggccgccgaccgcaacagaactgctgcagcgcgtgcagcggaagatgagctagccaGACAAGAGCGATTGGCCGccgactgcaacagaactgctgcagcgcgtacagcggaagatgagctagccaGACACGAGCGATTGGCCTccgactgcaacagaactgctgcagcgcgtgcagcggaagatgagctagccagacaagaacgattggccgcccactgcaacagaactgctgcagcgcgtgcagcggaagatgagctagcTAGACAGCGACGACTTCACAGTGATCGAGAAAGACATACTGCAACAAGAGTGCGACAGCAACCGAATATTCCACCAGCTCTGAACTATGATGCAGCACaacctccacttccgtgttgtattggctctatgacaaacgtgtgtgtcaactgcggcgctatgaagtggaaaggagaagcacctggcatgtgttgcaGTAGCGGAAAAGTGAAACTGGCAACTCTGCAAGATCCACCGCTCTTGCTAAAATCATTGCTTCTAGGTGACTCAGAAACGTCTAGGCATTTCCTTACAAATATTCGCAAGTACAATTCAGCTTTTCAGATGACATCAATGGGTTGCAATGAAATTAAGGAAACACATGGATGGAATCCTTGCTTCAAAGTGCAAGGTCAAGTGTACCACCTCATTGGAAGCCTGTGCCCTTTGCCTAATGAAGAATCCAAATTTGCTCAAATCTACTTTTTGGGTGATGTGGAGAGAGAGATACAAGTAAGACAAGGCATTGTTCCTGGTTTGAGGATAAATATCATTGAGGGTTTACAAAACATGCTTCATGCCATCAATAGGTATGTGCAGAGTTTTAAATTAGCCAAAGACGTTCTCCGTGAATATGATCAGCAGTACAAGGTTGtgattcatgctgacaagAGGCCTCCTAGAGAACACAGAGGGCGGTTTAATGCTCCAATGTGTGATGAGGTAGCTGTGCTTATGGTCACAGAAGAACATGGAAAGAGAGACATTGTCCTTCGTAAGTCTGATGGCAGCCTTACAAGAATAGCTGAAACTCATCGCAGCTATGATGCTTTGCAGTATCCTCTCATACTTCCACATGGAGATGATGGATACTATTTTCCTGACCAACCAGTCCCAAACCAGTACAAAGTATCTGCGATGAAACATTATGCGTATCGACTGATGATGCGAGGTGGTGCAGACTTTAACATCTTGCTACGGTGTCAGAGACTGATGCAACAATATGTTGTTGACATGTACGCCAAAATAGAGACCGAACGGCTGTGCTTCCTTCGGCGAGAGCAAACAAAACTTCGAGCTGAACAATATGGTGAGTTGAGAGATGCACTTCTGGCAAGTGATGGAGATCCAACAAACATCGGTAAGACGGTGATCTTACCTAGCTCCTATACTGGAGGACCACGGTACATGCATGAACGTACACAGGATGCCATGTGCTATGTTAGAAAGTTTGGTAGGCCTTCTCTTTTTATCACAATGACGTGCAATCCCGGCTGGAAAGAAATCACTGATGAACTGCTGCCCATGCAGACAGCACAACATCGTCCAGACCTAATTGCACGTGTCTTTAACCTAAAAAGAAAGGAActcatcaaacagttgaccaAGCACTGCATCTTCGGCAAGACTATTGCATACCTGTGTTCCATTGAATGGCAGAAACGTGGTCTGCCACATGCTCATATTTTAGTTTGGTTACCTGCAGAGCACAGCATTCATGCTGATGACATCGATGCCGCTATTTCCGCTGAGTTGCCTGACCCTAACTCTGACAAGGTGCTGTTTGATATAGTCATGACAAACATGATTCATGGCCCTTGCGGTCGCATGGACAAGCACTCACCCTGCATGCGAGATGGAGCATGCACGAAACGTTACCCGAAAGAGTTTAAAAGTGATACTCAGAGCGGCCATGATGGTTATCCATCATATCGACGACGTAAACCCGATGATTGTGGCCATCAAGGAATAAAGAAGATCAAAGGTAACGATGTCTGTATAGACAATCGATGGGTAGTACCTTACTCTCCCTACCTCTGCCGAATGTTTGCCTGTCATATCAACGTAGAGCTTTGTACAAGTGTCAAGTCTATCAAGTATGTCCTAAAGTATGTCAACAAGGGCAGGGACATGGCAGTTTTTTCGCTAGAAAAATCCCAACCTATCGATGAAATAGATCTGTACCAGACAGCAAGATACGTCAGTTGCAGTGAAGCTTGCTGGAGAATACTGAACTTTACCATTCACGATCGTCATCCAGCAGTGACAAACCTTCATGTCCACCTACTAAATGGGCAGAGGGTTGTTTACAATGATCAAAATGCTGTTGCTCTTGCTCAACGTCCACCTAAAACCACGTTGACAGCTTTTTTTGATCTCTGCGCTCGGTATCGTCCAGATCTTGACCAGCTTGCTACGCCCGACCAGAGGTTTGTTCAAAATTTGCTTTATGTAAATGTGCCCGAGTACTTTACATTTCATTCAGGCACCAAAACGTGGAACCCTCGAAGGCTTGGCACAGCTGTTTACAGTGATGGTCAAATAACTTCATTTAAAAAAAGTGAGGTCATTGGTCGAGTGTACGCCGTGCATCCTAAGCAACAGGAATGCTTCTTTTTACGCCTTCTGCTTCACCATAAGCGGGGACCTTGCTCTTTTGATGACTTGCTTACGATTGATGCACGAAAGTGCCAGACTTTTCGCGAAGCATGTAACTGCATGGGTTTGTTGGAAGAAGACTTGCATTGGGCCATGGCCATGCAAGAGGCAGCCATGCGAGCCGGAGCATCTACACTACGTGctctgtttgctgttatatTGACCACGTGTGATGTTGCTGACCCTCTTGCCATTTGGTCTGCATATCGAAATGATATGACTGATGACATACTGCATCAGTGTAGGAGGGAAGCTCGACAGCCTGACATGGACTATAGTGATGATATGTACAACGAGTGTCTCTTTCGACTACAGGAATTAGTACAGCAGATGAGTGGACAGAAACTTGAAGAGTACGGACTGCCGCCTGTAAACAGGGGACatgaagacagactgacagttgACCTACTTAGAGAAAAATCTTATGACAGAGAAGCACTGCAACAATTTGTAGACGAAAATGAAACGAATTTGACGATTGACCAACGCAACATTGACCTTCGCATTACAGATATGGTGGACCATGGGCAAGGAGggattatttttattgatgcCCCAGGTGGCACAGGTAAAACCTACCTGATTAACCTTTCCCTGGCACGCCTCAGATCAAGAGGATTTGTCGCCCTTGCTGTCGCCAGCAGTGGCATTGCGGCACAGCTACTATCAAATGGGAAGACAGCACATTCAACATTCAAGATACCGCTTAATCTCATGACCACAGACCTTCCTATGTGCAACCTCAAGCGAGGTTCATCAAAGGCTACACtcctacaggaatgtgccgtTATATTTTGGGACGAGGCAACCATGGCTAACAAACTAGCTTTTGAGGCTTTAGATCGCACATTACAAGACCTAAGGCAGTCCTCAAGACCATTTGGCGGTATCTTAGTTGTCCTGTCTGGGGACTTTCGTCAGACATTACCAGTCATTCGAGGAGGTACACGTGCCAATGAAATTGATGCCTGCATCAAGTCATCACATTTATGGCAACACGTAGAAACACATTCTTTGACAACTAACATGAGAGCTTATCTCTACGGTGACGCCAACGCTGCTGAGTTTGCAAGTCTCTTGCTGCGAGTTGGGAACGGTCATATACCGGTAGTTGAAGGACGTCATACCATCTTCATTCCAGAAGATCTTGGCACAGTTACCGACTCTCCTCAGACCTTGATAGAGCGAGTGTACCCAAACTTGCAACATCACTACCAAGACTTCGAATGGCTAATGCAACGAGCTATTCTCGCACCACACAATGTCTCCATTCGTGATATTAACTGGGAGATGCTTCAGCTGTTTCCTGGAGAGATAAAGATCTATAAATCAATTGATACGGTcagagatgatgatgcagtACACTATCCCTCGGAGTTTCTTAACTCCCTGGAACCTGCTGGTATGCCTCCTCATAAACTGGCTCTAAAGGTGGGAATTCCTCTAATGGTTGTTCGAAATCTGGCTCCTGGGATTGCAAACGGCACACGTCTTATACTAAAGAGAAtgatgaacaactgtctggaaGCAACTATTGCTACTGGACCGCATAAAGCCCAGGACGTGTATCTGCCAAAGATACCACTAATTCCCAGTGATACTGGACTACCATTTGAATTCAAACGACTTCAGTTTCCAGTTAAGGTCTGctttacagtatattatacagtatatatacagtatattatacagtatattatacagtatattatacactatattagacagtatattatacactatattagacagtatattatacagtatattatacagtatatatacagtatattatacagtatattatacagtatattatacagtatattatacagtatattatacactatattagacagtatattatacagtatattatacagtatatatacagtatattatacagtatattatacagtatattatacagtatattatacagtatattatacactatattatgcagtatattatgcagtatatatacagtatatatacagtatattatacagtatattatacagtatattatacagtatattatacagtatattatacagtatattatacagtatattatacagtatattatacagtatattatacagtatattatacagtatattatacagtatattatacactatattatacagtatagatacagtatatatacagtatattatacagtatatatacagtatattatacagtatattatacactatattatacactatattatgcagtatattatgcagtatatatacagtatatatacagtatattatacagtatattatacagtatattatacagtatattatacagtatattatacagtatattatacagtatattatacagtatattatacagtatattatacagtatattatacactatattatacagtatattatacagtatatatacagtatatatacagtatattgtacagtatatatacagtatatatacagtatattatacggtatatatacagtatattatacactatattatacagtatagatacagtatatatacagtatattatacagtatatatacagtatattatacagtatattatacactatattatacactatattatgcagtatattatgcagtatatatacagtatatatacagtatattatacagtatattatacagtatattatacagtatattatacagtatattatacagtatattatacagtatattatacagtatattatacagtatattatacagtatattatacactatattatacactatattatacactatattatacagtatattatacagtatatatacagtatatatacagtatattgtacagtatatatacagtatatatacagtatattatacggtatatatacagtatattatacactatattatacactatattatacactatattatacagtatattatgtagtatattatacagtatattataataatattattactattCAGGAGAGGTAATTACATTCACAGTGGGTGTATACTAAGGGAATTATACAGGCAGGGAATTAATCAGGAACGAATTATTTGGAGAAATACGGTACCTCATCAAACAGTCTGCTTGTGCTCATGTCTTGAACTTAATATACATTGTGGTATGTTAGCGAATTGAATAAATTCTCATTTAATTCAATAGCTGTTGTCTACGTTTTGACTGCATCATGTGTATAGATGCTGATCTGCATCCTGTGAGAAAAGAAATAGcgactgctgctgttgcacatACACAATGGAAGTTGCCTATTACAAGTCACAAATTATAGATCTGACCACAATGTTTGGAcgttattataattatagttcTAACAAGAGTCAGATGACTCATGATTATTTGTGGACATCCAATGCATATGCAAGATAAGCAGtgacaaacattttattgctAAAGGCAATGTAATACTCTGTCAAAGTATAGTTATCTAAAGTCACATCTGAAGTCACAACTGTCGTCTTGGTACAACTAGCAACTAAGACTACTTTCATCACTCTCATCTCTGTAGTAGCGCAGGTTTCACTGATCATGACTCCTTCTTCTAGTTAGAGCATGGCTTCAAATGAACTCATAACAAGTAGCAGACATCAactcattgttaattaataatgttgaCAAAGAATTTCAGCCAAACAACTTTCAGCTGGCTGGCAACAGATCATTTTAGAAGTATTAAGGACCTGCATAacaattgtgctttaattctACAATTTCTCTTACGGGTCATTTTGCCTCACCATGttgattttgctattgtctcaAATACATGGTGTCTTTCAAGTGTCATCAACCTACAGTTGTATCATCAAAGTACACAGATtcaagacaggcaaatggTTATCACAAATATCCATATTAAACATACCAGTAATGTGACATAGCCAACAAAAGGACAATTAAACACCATGCTTGGCTACCTGGATTATTTCAGTACCAGGTGTAGCTTGATGGCCCAGGTAACGCTCTCACATTTCTAAGTACAACCACACATGTTAGGTTCTGCCATAGCTGCCACATTAACATGCAGACTAACATATACCGTAC
This window of the Corticium candelabrum chromosome 17, ooCorCand1.1, whole genome shotgun sequence genome carries:
- the LOC134193499 gene encoding uncharacterized protein LOC134193499; the encoded protein is MPPKRRKTVFSSAAAASQKRRRLEEDEVARRQRLDSGRDRVARARAEQGEAARQWRLDSDRHRSATARANENELDRQRRLQINRDTTARTRVDEHIVARQERLAADRNRTAAARAAEDELARQERLAADCNRTAAARTAEDELARHERLASDCNRTAAARAAEDELARQERLAAHCNRTAAARAAEDELARQRRLHSDRERHTATRVRQQPNIPPALNYDAAQPPLPCCIGSMTNVCVNCGAMKWKGEAPGMCCSSGKVKLATLQDPPLLLKSLLLGDSETSRHFLTNIRKYNSAFQMTSMGCNEIKETHGWNPCFKVQGQVYHLIGSLCPLPNEESKFAQIYFLGDVEREIQVRQGIVPGLRINIIEGLQNMLHAINRYVQSFKLAKDVLREYDQQYKVVIHADKRPPREHRGRFNAPMCDEVAVLMVTEEHGKRDIVLRKSDGSLTRIAETHRSYDALQYPLILPHGDDGYYFPDQPVPNQYKVSAMKHYAYRLMMRGGADFNILLRCQRLMQQYVVDMYAKIETERLCFLRREQTKLRAEQYGELRDALLASDGDPTNIGKTVILPSSYTGGPRYMHERTQDAMCYVRKFGRPSLFITMTCNPGWKEITDELLPMQTAQHRPDLIARVFNLKRKELIKQLTKHCIFGKTIAYLCSIEWQKRGLPHAHILVWLPAEHSIHADDIDAAISAELPDPNSDKVLFDIVMTNMIHGPCGRMDKHSPCMRDGACTKRYPKEFKSDTQSGHDGYPSYRRRKPDDCGHQGIKKIKGNDVCIDNRWVVPYSPYLCRMFACHINVELCTSVKSIKYVLKYVNKGRDMAVFSLEKSQPIDEIDLYQTARYVSCSEACWRILNFTIHDRHPAVTNLHVHLLNGQRVVYNDQNAVALAQRPPKTTLTAFFDLCARYRPDLDQLATPDQRFVQNLLYVNVPEYFTFHSGTKTWNPRRLGTAVYSDGQITSFKKSEVIGRVYAVHPKQQECFFLRLLLHHKRGPCSFDDLLTIDARKCQTFREACNCMGLLEEDLHWAMAMQEAAMRAGASTLRALFAVILTTCDVADPLAIWSAYRNDMTDDILHQCRREARQPDMDYSDDMYNECLFRLQELVQQMSGQKLEEYGLPPVNRGHEDRLTVDLLREKSYDREALQQFVDENETNLTIDQRNIDLRITDMVDHGQGGIIFIDAPGGTGKTYLINLSLARLRSRGFVALAVASSGIAAQLLSNGKTAHSTFKIPLNLMTTDLPMCNLKRGSSKATLLQECAVIFWDEATMANKLAFEALDRTLQDLRQSSRPFGGILVVLSGDFRQTLPVIRGGTRANEIDACIKSSHLWQHVETHSLTTNMRAYLYGDANAAEFASLLLRVGNGHIPVVEGRHTIFIPEDLGTVTDSPQTLIERVYPNLQHHYQDFEWLMQRAILAPHNVSIRDINWEMLQLFPGEIKIYKSIDTVRDDDAVHYPSEFLNSLEPAGMPPHKLALKVGIPLMVVRNLAPGIANGTRLILKRMMNNCLEATIATGPHKAQDVYLPKIPLIPSDTGLPFEFKRLQFPVKESELNKFSFNSIAVVYVLTASCV